The genomic stretch ATCTTAATAGGCGTGTTGATGACGTCAAATCGACAAATAAATGGGCTATCGGGATTACACTGACCACACTTGGTTTATTTTTTACAGCAATCGGGTTTCTGTGGAAGTTGATCGAAAGATAAGGGGATGAAGAAATGAACGAAACAGATATTTTACAGTTAGCCGCGCTGGTAGCTGCCTATGTCGGTGTGGTAAGAGGATTTGGTTTAAAAGATAAATGGACACACTTGGCCGCGCTGATCATAGCTGCGGTTTTTGTTTTGTCCCCGGAAATTGTTCGGGAGAAGATCGCGCTTATATCAATCGTAGGTCTTACAGCTAGCGGAGCATACAACTATGTTAAAAAGCAAGGAGGTAGCAAAGATGTCTGAGTTAATAGCATTATGTGATGGACACGGCATGGAGACGGCGGGGAAGCGGACGCCGATGTTTTCTGACGGAACATTCATGCGCGAAAACGAATTCAACCGTGCAGTTGTCGCTCTGCTCGATGTACATTTAAAACGCTGCGGCTTCCGCACGCTGATAGTTGCACCAACGGACATTGATACGCCTCTCCGCACGCGAACATCCCTCGCTAATAACGCCAAGGCGGATTTATATATTAGTGTTCATGCAAACGCAGTAGGGGCTGTTGGTTGGAATACAGTACGCGGAATTGAGACGTTTCATTTTCCAGGTAGTGTAAAAGGCAAGAAGGCAGCTGAAATCATTCATCGTCATTTAATAGCCGGCTCGCCTATGCCTAACCGTGGAGTCAAGGAAGCTGACTTTCAAGTTCTTCGAGAGACGGTAATGCCTGCAGTTTTGATCGAGTGTGAATTTATGACTAATCTCGAAGGGGCTAAGCTGTTACTGTCTACAGCTTACAGATCGGAATGCGCAGAAGAGCTAGCAAGAGGTATTTGCGAGCTGTATGACAGGCAGTTTATATCTGTAGTTGAGCCGGTTAAGATACCTATAAAAATCGAGGAGGTGAAATCGAAAATGAAACCAGAGGACGCAAATAAGATCATCTCTTTTTTGAGCGCTTCGTATGCGATTGCGCAAGATAAAGCGAGCAGAGACGAAAACCGACGATTGGCAAATGTGCTGCGGACTGCAAGCGGACAGCCTACACAATAAAAACAAAGCCTACTGTCCCAATCGGACGGTGGGCAGATTTTTTTGTTTCCAGATGTGATAATTAATGGTAGAGTATTTGGAAAAAGAATAAGGGGCGAACTAGAGTTGCATACGATTGCTATCCCTGGCCGTTTGGATATTGATGATGTGTCTTTTTTCTTTCAAAAAACATTGCTTGATTTAGATGAAGTAAAACCAAATAAGATTTGTTTTGACTTCAGTAATATTAAGTTCATTAAACCTGCAGGCGTTGTTACTCTTTGGAATATGGTGGATTATATAGAAAAACAGTACCCAGCTGCAATTTTTTATAGAATCCCTAACGATTATAAAGCAAACCCTCGAAAATATTTAGCGATAGATTATCTAGACGATAGTCTTTTTTTTGAGAAGGTTATGGGAGAAAAACAACATCCATTCTCTCAAGAAAGAGCAACAACAAATGGATTAGAAAAATTAAAAATTGGGTATTATAATATAAACTATATAAATAAAACGATTTCTTGGTTAAAGACAAATGTACATCTGAGAAAAAAATCATTCGGAACTCTAGAGACAGCGTTAGGTGAAGTGTTTAATAATATTAATGATCATTCAAAATCCCCTATAGGCGGGTGCGCTTTTGCGCAGCACTATCCGAGAAATAAAGAGATAAATTTTTGTGTCGCTGACAGTGGTTGGGGGATACCAACTAGAATGCGAACAAAATTCACCACTAATCATCGCGGCGAAGTATTTAAGAATGATTCGGACACAATGCTGTACGCAACTAGAGCTAAAGTCACAACAGAAACAAAGCCTTCCAATAGAGGAATGGGGTTTGATAATCTATTGGCCATCATGGAAAATAATAAGGGTTCCATGATTATACTATCCAATAAAGGAAAATTAACGTATGATTATAATCATAATGAACTTCGTGTTCCTAATAAAATCCGACTGTATGAGGATGATTACTCGTACAATGGAACGCTAATCATGCTGAACTTTAAAACCGATACATTAGATATTGAAGAGGAGGAGGATTTCGAATGGTAGTGGTCGTACAAGATATTGTCCAAGGATGCCATACAAATCAAGATGGTGATGTTGTTTATAATGAGATTTATCAAACAATAATTGATGGCCAGACTGTAACTGTATCATTTAAGGGTGTTAGCTCAGTAACCTCTTCATTTTTAAATTCTGCTTTTATCCCTCTGTTGGATCGTTCGGATCTTGATCACGTTAAAAGAAATTTAAAGTTTGTAGACTCAAACAAATCCATTAACGAAATGATAATAAGACGTTTTAAACAAGAAGAAGATACGATCCGTGCTTGAATAACGAAATTAATTCTAAAGCCCACTGGCCCATTAGGTCAGTGGGCTTATTCGTGTATTACGCAATAATAAATATTCAAATTCACAAGCGTTTGGGATTTTAGTAATGAACCTTGTAAGTATTTAAAATTTCCCTTGAATAGAACGTATGTTTGTATTAAAATGAGAACAAACATTCGCATTGGAGTGATGGTCATGATTCAAGATTATATTGGCCGTACCGTTCAAATCATATATAACGACCGAAATCGCAAGATATCTATTCGAACCATTCAGGTTCGCGCTGTACGAGATGGTAAAGTTAAAGCTTTTTGTTATACAGCTAATGCCCCTCGTATATTTAATATCGTTAACATCATTGACGTTGAGCCGGTGAAAAGCAATGTCTCGTGAAAAAGTAATCATGCTTGCGGATTGTCAGTCTTTTTATGCATCAGTCGAGAAAATGGAACACCCTGAGTATAAAGATTTGCCGCTAGTCGTTGCGGGCGACCCAGAAAGGCGATCCGGTATTATTTTAGCTGCGTGTCCTATCGCTAAAGAATACGGCGTAACGACCGCAGAGAGGATTGGAGACGCTCTAGCCAAATGCCCAAACTTAATTATCGTTAAACCGAGGATGCAACTTTATATTGATATCTCTATGGTGATAACACGTATTTACGAGTCCTACACTGATCTAGTAGAACCATATTCAATTGATGAGCAGTTTTTGGATGTAACCGGATCTTTACATCTCTACGGATCGCCAGAGGAGATGGCTCATCTCATACAAAAACGAGTTCAGCTTGAAACGGGAATCTACACAAGGTTTGGGATTGCTGCGAACAAGATATTGGCAAAGACCGCATGTGACAATTATGCTAAAAAAAATGAATCTGGCAAGTTTACACTATCGCCGGCCAATATCGCGGAGACACTTTGGACATTGCCGATCGATAAGATGTTTATGGTCGGAAGCCGCATGACACGTCATTTTAACGCGATGGGCTTGGATACGATTGGCAAGCTAGCTGCAACGCCACTCGAGAAGTTTAAACTTATGATGCGGCGTAAAATGGGCAAACAATCCGATATAAGCGCTGAATTGTATTGGCGTATTGCTAATGGACTCGACGATAGTCCGGTGACGCCAGGCACACATCAAGTAGCTCCTAAAACTGTTGGGCACATGATGACACTTCCGCGTGATTATCGAAAGCTGGATGAAATAAAAGTAGTGCTCCTTGAATTGGCAGAGCTCGTGTGCCAGCGCTGCCGAGGAAAAGGGTATATGGGGTATGTGGTAACAGTCGGCTTGATGGGAGCAGACTATGATAATTCATCCGGTTTCAATCGACAAATGAAGATGGATGATCCTTCAAACGTTACAAATCAGGTTTATCGAGCTGCGGTTCAATTAGTGTCGAAACACTGGGAAGGTCATCCGGTTAGGAAAGTTGGTGTTAGTTTATCAAAACTATTGCCAGACGATCAGTATCAAACGTCATTGTTTGATCTCGATCGCGAAAAAAATATGGCGCTCGAGAAAGCGACCGATGCCCTAAAGCGTAAGTACGGGGACACCATTATTTTAAGGGCTGCATCCGTGTCTCCTGCGGGGCAAGCGCTGCACCGTGCTGAGAAGATCGGAGGTCATTACAAGTGAGCAAAAAGCTTGAGGGTAATGGTTTGTGGGAGTCCAGTCGCATGATGCTGCCGGAGCATAAAGAAGCAATAATAAAAAAAAGGGCGGTTA from Paenibacillus sp. FSL H8-0548 encodes the following:
- a CDS encoding DNA polymerase IV, giving the protein MSREKVIMLADCQSFYASVEKMEHPEYKDLPLVVAGDPERRSGIILAACPIAKEYGVTTAERIGDALAKCPNLIIVKPRMQLYIDISMVITRIYESYTDLVEPYSIDEQFLDVTGSLHLYGSPEEMAHLIQKRVQLETGIYTRFGIAANKILAKTACDNYAKKNESGKFTLSPANIAETLWTLPIDKMFMVGSRMTRHFNAMGLDTIGKLAATPLEKFKLMMRRKMGKQSDISAELYWRIANGLDDSPVTPGTHQVAPKTVGHMMTLPRDYRKLDEIKVVLLELAELVCQRCRGKGYMGYVVTVGLMGADYDNSSGFNRQMKMDDPSNVTNQVYRAAVQLVSKHWEGHPVRKVGVSLSKLLPDDQYQTSLFDLDREKNMALEKATDALKRKYGDTIILRAASVSPAGQALHRAEKIGGHYK
- a CDS encoding N-acetylmuramoyl-L-alanine amidase, producing the protein MSELIALCDGHGMETAGKRTPMFSDGTFMRENEFNRAVVALLDVHLKRCGFRTLIVAPTDIDTPLRTRTSLANNAKADLYISVHANAVGAVGWNTVRGIETFHFPGSVKGKKAAEIIHRHLIAGSPMPNRGVKEADFQVLRETVMPAVLIECEFMTNLEGAKLLLSTAYRSECAEELARGICELYDRQFISVVEPVKIPIKIEEVKSKMKPEDANKIISFLSASYAIAQDKASRDENRRLANVLRTASGQPTQ
- a CDS encoding STAS-like domain-containing protein, yielding MVVVVQDIVQGCHTNQDGDVVYNEIYQTIIDGQTVTVSFKGVSSVTSSFLNSAFIPLLDRSDLDHVKRNLKFVDSNKSINEMIIRRFKQEEDTIRA